In Deinococcus ficus, a single genomic region encodes these proteins:
- a CDS encoding DUF1775 domain-containing protein produces MPSLKSLLSLSAALLLSVAAAHATVRTETGLSESRAGITETYRLNVPTEKDLNTTEIRLVIPAGVALTRFQVTPGFTRTVKKNADGLVTEVIWKGKVAPMEYARFFFQARNPAAPGELSWKVYQTYSDGSVVAWDDTNPEQGPASKTTIK; encoded by the coding sequence ATGCCGTCCCTGAAATCCCTGCTGTCCCTGTCTGCCGCTCTTCTGCTCTCCGTCGCCGCCGCCCACGCCACCGTCCGGACCGAGACGGGCCTGAGCGAGAGCAGGGCCGGCATCACCGAGACCTACCGCCTGAACGTCCCCACCGAGAAGGACCTGAACACCACCGAGATCCGGCTGGTCATCCCGGCGGGCGTCGCCCTCACCCGCTTCCAGGTCACGCCGGGCTTCACGCGCACCGTGAAGAAAAACGCCGACGGCCTGGTCACCGAGGTGATCTGGAAGGGCAAGGTCGCGCCGATGGAATACGCCCGGTTCTTCTTCCAGGCGCGCAACCCCGCGGCGCCCGGCGAACTCAGCTGGAAGGTGTACCAGACCTACAGTGACGGCAGCGTCGTCGCCTGGGACGACACCAACCCCGAGCAGGGTCCCGCCAGCAAAACCACCATCAAGTAA